Within Malus domestica chromosome 04, GDT2T_hap1, the genomic segment CTTCTCTCCCTATCTTGGAGGACTTAGTCAGTTTTTGATAACTGGAGGCCGGAAGACGACAGGGTGAGCGTGGTGGGTCGGCAATCGGAGAGAGCTTAACAAAAGGTCATTTCCAATTTGAATGAAATCGTGCCAATGCACCCATTGCAATGAGAGTGTTTTACGCGAACACAAACATCAAGAGGGTGATATTCTAAACCTATTATGCATCATCTTGTGTTCTAACCGCTAATTGTCCCCACGTATAATAGTTTAGAACACAACCATCTCGACATCCCGATTCCATAAGTAGCAAACATTATTGTCATGAAACCATTCTCATTTCTCacaaaaccctaacaaaaaatcatttatCATTTGAATGAAATCATGCCAACGCACCCCTTGCAAGAGAGGGATAAAAAAGGATTCAATGGGATAGAGTTACATACCATTCATAACCACATTCTCTCACATAACATCGTTTAATTAGCTTGAGACACGGTCATATTAGCGTCCTGGTTTATGAAGTTCTCACTTCGAACATGTTACGTGTAGATAACAAAATCATCCTCAACCCAAGAACGATGCCTCAAAATTTGTGACACCTGCAACCACTTGCACCAAAATCCCATACATACAGGCATTGTCCAGTGTCCACCCTTACACGGTGCTTTGAACTACTCACACGTGTCTTATGccagaaaaaattgaaggatcAAAACGACTGAAACCACATGGTTTGTTGAAGGAGTAGGGCCAGTTTAAGACTAAAACCAGAGAGAGAGGCCTTTGTGCTGAATGAATTGTCCCTGTTTGTTTCCAGTTACCTGGTATTAACCAATTATCCACACCAACGGCAGCAGCCAATCAAAATGCAACAACTCAAACAACCAACAAAGACAAGACCAACATCCAATTAATTATAAAGAATCTTCAAAAGATTGAGGGATCAACGTGTTTAATATTGTGAAGGGAGGCAAGTGAAAAAGAAAGGTGGAGAGGTTAACTTGAAGTGTGCAGTTTCTTTGAGAATCCAGACAACAAAAGTTCAGTACTTTATCGGAATCCAGGGTCTCCTCTCCTGATCATTTGGCGACTAACGATACATATATAAACACTAAAAATACGTTTATTTGTTGTTCATTTTTCATATCAAATTCAATATATAGTTAGGGatcatacatttttttaatcacCGGATGACCAATAAAGTATTTTCGTAAaattcaaagaagaaaaatttaatACTTTATTATACCAACTTCTATAAATTATAATCTTGGTGCTTAGAAATGTTAAAATTTCGCTTTTATTGTTAATGTGACGAGCGATGCCCtcttatttacaaattttattattatttttaatttaggaATAAGACAAAATCtatcaaaaataataaaaatccaGAAGATATGGATGCAACATTGTCTGAGGTCACTTTCACTTGAAGTTGGCTCAAATGTGGGTAAAGCTCTCTTCAGTTAATAAAGTAGAAGTTGGCTCAAATGTGGGTAAAGCTCTCTTCAGATAATCTCAAATGTTTGCATCATTGCACTAATAAGGTAATAATCAATGTAGAAATAATCTTGCCCCCACATATAagagggtgtgtgagaagtaaaaatgagtgtataGATAGCACACCTCAGAAAAAATTGTGTATTACACTAAATAATATGACTTCCTGTAGATTTACTTTCTAAATAATATGACTTCCTGTATTTTGGTTTTACTTAACACTCTCTCACAACGGTTTATCCAATATTGGAAATGACCTAATTAGGCAGTCATACTTAAATTTTTTAcggggagggagagagggaaataattacttaaaagaaaaagaaggggaaGGTGAACGGTACATGGCAGGAGGTTTTGGATCTTGTGGTGCTTTTAAAAAGggagaaaaaggaaagagaaaatgaaaataggCTGGCAAGTAATCAAGGAAGGAATACTAGAAAAGGTGAGTTCATGTACCACGCATTTATACAATTTAGAGCCCACAAAGGTAGGAATCTTAATTTAGAGCTTCTCTCCTCGCACTCCAAGATAAAAATTAGAGCAACCCCTGCATTGAGTTTTCCTCTATTTAAAGGGGAGGAAAGGGTGCAATGAATTCATAAATCCTctgaaaattcaaataaaagaaagagaaaaaaaatgaatgttGAAAAGCTTGGGAGTGATGCCATGGATGGCGTTTCTCAGTTGCAGAAGCAGTTGGTTGACTACACAGCTTCACTCTTTGATGAGGTcagtatacatacatacatatatacatatgatatatagatatataggtggattttgtgtgtttgtatttGCAGATTATTGGgttggattttctttttcttttttggtgatAAGTATGTTTCTTCTTTTGTGTGAAGGCATTTCTGGATGAACAGTTCAACCAACTTCAGCAACTGCAAGATGAGAACAACCCAGATTTTGTAGTTGAAGTGGTGTCTCTTTTCTTTCAAGATACTGAGAGGCTTGTTAATGAACTCGCAAAAGCTCTGTAAGAATTCATAAAAACTTTCCCATCATTGATATTCTaagtttttaatcttttttaaaGTAGCTTTCTTTCCTTGGTAGGGTTTCTACAGTCAGGATCTCTTCattctgttttattttatttttttaatttttgggtgCAGAGATCAGCAGTGTGTTGACTATAAGTTTGTGGATAAAAGTGTTCACCAATTGAAGGGTAGCAGCTCCAGGTCTATACATACATTTATATATGCTGTTTCAATTGAAAATATAtttgaaatata encodes:
- the LOC103433995 gene encoding histidine-containing phosphotransfer protein 1, producing the protein MNVEKLGSDAMDGVSQLQKQLVDYTASLFDEAFLDEQFNQLQQLQDENNPDFVVEVVSLFFQDTERLVNELAKALDQQCVDYKFVDKSVHQLKGSSSSIGAQRVQRACISFRNFCDEQNVEWCIKCLQQVKHEYLLVKNKLENLFELQRQVVAAGGSLPR